One region of gamma proteobacterium HIMB55 genomic DNA includes:
- a CDS encoding glycine cleavage system T protein (aminomethyltransferase) (PFAM: Aminomethyltransferase folate-binding domain; Glycine cleavage T-protein C-terminal barrel domain; FAD dependent oxidoreductase), with protein sequence MADLPKHARVVVIGQGGIVGASVVHHLIEEGWDDIVGLEKSAIPTDIGSTSHASDFCYMTSHDKLTVWTSQYSREFYKKRGNYIEIGGLEVARKDDDDRMLELIRKVGSGKAFGTKAYMISAAEAKEKFPLLEEDQIQGAMWDPEAGLVTPRSQKVAGDLVDEAVASGKLTTFAYTPATKVLVEDGVAVGVETPKGTIMADHIVLCAGIWGSLISETANVKLPLMPLEHPLLFFGPWDHLEGTGKDIVYPLLRDQGNSAYVRDTGDPTTPEGGLLEWGYYEPSEPRLVEARDIAEPGEARLSPSMRDMTLDQVMDAFERAIELTPILGELGWEERRSFNGLLSVTVDSGSIIGESVEARNLWLCEAVWVKDGPGAGKLLAEWMTHGRTSMDPHSIDPARHYPIQKTDEYIRGHCYESSQKVYTPAVHPREPFATSRGMRVSPFYEREVALGGYFMEVAGWERAHGYAANEATLLAKYRDQVPVREAEWDNRHFWEVSNAEQLAMSDGVGMINLSHFAIFDVEGSDAEALMEYLSVAKVGGDTATGKGVYTHFLDQAGGIRSDLTIIRLAEDCFRVVCGGDTGNRDYVWMRDMSERKGFPNVTFHDRSEELSTLGLWGPEARVTLAKLMDDPESISNESFPFATTKEITVCGVKVWAFRISYVGEQGWELYFPFSDGLAIWDALFELGVTPVGIETYANSRRLEKSLRLQNADLETDYNLYEAALARPKVKAADFHGKEAYVQQRELDEQAAYLCTFVLKDTTDSNGVVRYPIGNWPILDRESKEVLIDSHGRRSYTTSMSFGPSLGLNIAMGYLPADKAKEGNIVLIEYFGEHYEAEVMKVGYGALLDPTNERPKS encoded by the coding sequence ATGGCAGACCTACCAAAACACGCGCGAGTTGTTGTCATCGGACAGGGCGGTATTGTCGGTGCATCCGTCGTTCATCACCTCATCGAAGAAGGCTGGGACGACATCGTAGGGCTCGAGAAATCAGCGATTCCAACGGACATCGGATCGACCTCGCACGCTTCTGATTTCTGCTACATGACCTCGCACGACAAGCTTACTGTTTGGACGAGTCAGTACAGCCGTGAGTTCTACAAAAAGCGTGGGAACTACATTGAAATTGGCGGCCTGGAAGTCGCTCGGAAAGACGACGATGACCGCATGCTCGAGCTCATCCGTAAGGTGGGCTCTGGTAAGGCATTTGGCACCAAGGCTTACATGATCTCCGCGGCTGAAGCGAAAGAAAAATTCCCGCTTCTTGAGGAAGATCAGATCCAGGGTGCTATGTGGGATCCAGAGGCAGGCCTTGTCACACCTCGATCGCAAAAAGTAGCCGGCGATCTCGTTGACGAAGCCGTCGCAAGTGGCAAGCTCACGACATTCGCCTACACCCCAGCCACCAAAGTTTTGGTTGAAGACGGTGTCGCGGTGGGCGTCGAAACACCTAAGGGCACGATCATGGCAGACCACATCGTGCTCTGTGCCGGCATTTGGGGTTCCTTGATTTCCGAAACAGCCAACGTGAAGTTACCGCTAATGCCGCTAGAGCACCCATTGTTGTTCTTTGGACCTTGGGACCACCTCGAGGGCACAGGCAAAGATATTGTCTATCCTCTACTGCGCGATCAGGGCAACTCCGCTTATGTGCGCGATACGGGGGACCCAACGACACCCGAGGGCGGCCTGCTCGAATGGGGTTACTACGAGCCTTCCGAACCACGACTCGTAGAGGCGCGTGATATTGCTGAGCCAGGCGAGGCCCGTCTATCACCCTCCATGCGCGATATGACACTTGATCAGGTGATGGACGCGTTTGAGCGTGCTATCGAATTAACCCCAATCTTGGGCGAGCTTGGCTGGGAGGAGCGTCGATCGTTCAACGGTCTACTGTCAGTGACTGTGGACAGCGGCTCTATTATCGGTGAGTCCGTTGAAGCCAGGAATCTGTGGCTTTGCGAGGCAGTTTGGGTCAAAGACGGCCCGGGCGCTGGCAAGCTGTTAGCGGAATGGATGACGCACGGACGAACAAGCATGGATCCGCACAGCATCGATCCTGCGCGTCACTATCCAATCCAAAAGACCGACGAGTACATTAGAGGTCACTGCTACGAATCATCGCAGAAGGTTTACACACCTGCGGTACACCCGCGTGAGCCATTCGCGACGTCTCGCGGCATGCGTGTTAGCCCATTCTACGAACGTGAAGTTGCACTGGGCGGTTACTTCATGGAAGTCGCCGGCTGGGAGCGAGCGCACGGATACGCAGCGAATGAGGCAACGTTGCTCGCGAAGTATCGCGATCAGGTACCAGTGAGAGAAGCTGAGTGGGACAACCGTCACTTCTGGGAAGTCTCCAACGCGGAACAGCTCGCCATGAGCGACGGCGTTGGCATGATCAACCTCTCACACTTCGCCATCTTCGATGTGGAAGGTTCTGACGCTGAAGCGCTCATGGAATACCTCTCTGTGGCAAAGGTTGGCGGGGACACTGCAACTGGAAAGGGTGTCTACACGCACTTCCTCGATCAAGCAGGTGGTATTCGATCCGATTTGACCATCATCCGGCTCGCGGAGGACTGTTTCCGCGTAGTCTGCGGTGGTGACACGGGCAATCGCGACTATGTCTGGATGCGTGACATGAGTGAGCGCAAGGGCTTCCCCAATGTCACCTTCCACGATCGTAGTGAAGAGCTGTCTACTTTGGGTCTGTGGGGTCCTGAGGCGCGGGTCACTCTGGCCAAGCTGATGGATGACCCTGAAAGCATCTCCAACGAGTCTTTCCCCTTCGCGACAACCAAGGAAATCACAGTCTGCGGCGTCAAGGTGTGGGCCTTCCGAATCAGCTATGTGGGTGAGCAGGGCTGGGAGCTTTACTTCCCGTTCTCTGACGGCCTAGCCATTTGGGATGCGTTGTTCGAACTGGGTGTGACACCTGTCGGCATTGAGACCTATGCTAACAGCCGACGTCTTGAGAAGAGCTTACGTTTGCAAAACGCTGACCTCGAAACCGACTACAACTTGTACGAGGCTGCACTCGCACGACCCAAGGTCAAGGCCGCAGACTTCCATGGTAAAGAGGCTTACGTGCAACAGCGCGAGCTCGACGAGCAAGCAGCCTATCTCTGCACTTTTGTCCTCAAGGACACGACGGATAGCAACGGTGTTGTGCGCTACCCCATCGGTAACTGGCCAATCCTCGACCGAGAGTCGAAAGAAGTCCTCATCGATTCGCACGGCCGGCGTTCATACACTACAAGCATGTCCTTTGGACCTAGTCTTGGGTTAAACATCGCCATGGGTTACCTACCTGCCGACAAGGCGAAGGAGGGCAATATTGTACTTATCGAGTACTTCGGCGAGCACTACGAAGCCGAGGTGATGAAGGTAGGCTACGGTGCACTCCTGGATCCAACCAACGAACGTCCGAAGAGCTGA
- a CDS encoding 2-keto-4-pentenoate hydratase/2-oxohepta-3-ene-1,7-dioic acid hydratase (PFAM: Fumarylacetoacetate (FAA) hydrolase family): MKLVRAGELGSEKPGVIDDAGVIRDLSVLIPDWDYRSLVPSVIEQVRSLDLSTLPALDADIRLGAPVFRPGKIVGCALTYGKHAAEAGMEPPAEPMFMLTAASAITGPADPIVIPEGGTQLDWEAELAVVFCQAGKNIPVADAMNYVAGFCTSNDVSERVFQLERGSQWTKGKSADTLKPLGPWLVTKDEVGDPNQLDISCQVNGKTMQSSNTSDMMYSIAELVSILSNYVSWQPGDVLMTGTPPGVGYGMSPQQYLKPGDVVEVVIDRLGSQRSVVTSPQNNYSAPVPFV; this comes from the coding sequence ATGAAATTGGTAAGAGCCGGCGAGTTGGGGAGTGAGAAACCGGGCGTTATCGATGACGCGGGTGTTATTCGTGATCTCAGCGTATTAATCCCTGATTGGGACTACCGCAGCCTAGTGCCCTCGGTAATCGAGCAAGTCCGATCGCTTGATCTGAGCACGCTTCCTGCGCTTGATGCAGATATTCGATTAGGCGCACCTGTCTTCCGTCCCGGAAAAATTGTCGGCTGCGCCCTGACCTATGGCAAGCATGCGGCGGAAGCGGGTATGGAGCCGCCCGCCGAGCCGATGTTTATGTTGACCGCGGCGAGTGCCATTACGGGACCTGCCGACCCTATAGTGATACCTGAAGGCGGTACACAGCTCGATTGGGAAGCCGAATTGGCAGTCGTCTTTTGTCAAGCGGGCAAGAATATTCCCGTTGCCGACGCGATGAATTATGTCGCAGGTTTTTGCACGAGTAATGATGTGTCTGAGCGTGTATTCCAGCTTGAGCGTGGCTCCCAGTGGACCAAAGGTAAGAGCGCTGACACGTTGAAGCCGCTTGGGCCGTGGCTTGTCACCAAGGATGAAGTAGGGGATCCGAATCAGCTGGATATAAGTTGCCAGGTCAACGGCAAGACGATGCAGTCCAGTAACACCTCCGACATGATGTACAGCATTGCTGAACTGGTATCGATTTTATCCAACTACGTGAGTTGGCAGCCGGGTGATGTATTAATGACCGGAACACCTCCGGGGGTTGGATACGGTATGTCTCCGCAGCAATACCTGAAGCCGGGCGATGTGGTCGAGGTTGTCATCGATAGACTCGGCAGTCAGCGTAGTGTGGTCACGAGTCCACAAAACAATTACTCAGCGCCTGTTCCCTTCGTATGA
- a CDS encoding putative metal-binding protein has product MSAEQVKVLFLPSGKRGEFPKYTRLLEAARTLGVDIDSVCGGRGLCGRCQIACMSGTFQKHEMTSSPEHLSPLVATEVKFNERKGPLPEGRRLSCHAELLDDVIIDVPPESQVHRQIIRKDAEHRDIQLNTATRLYFVTLPESTLEDARGESKLLLEALSEDWELTDLTIETSELIRLQTALASGDRGVTVAVFESRKVIGIWSGLFEAPRGVAVDVGSTTVAAHLCDLSTGDVLSSASVMNPQIPFGEDLMSRVSYIMMHPEGAEAMSAAIQTALSKLFVELTDQLGETTDNILEISLVANPIMHHLVLGINPINLGGAPFALTVDEAVTLRARDLGLDTHNQARLFVLPCIAGHVGADTAGVILAESPDTDDAMSLIVDVGTNAEIVLGNKDRLLVCSSPTGPAFEGGEISAGQRATAGAIERVRIDRETLEPKFRVIGSELWSNDAGFSESTRDLNITGICGSGIIEVIAEMFLAGIISEDGIVDGALAERTSRVRAHGRTWSYVLHFAEDESQRDIVVTQNDVRQIQLAKAALYAGIKLLMDKMGVSAVDRIRLAGAFGSHISVEHAMVLGLIPDCTLDHVSSAGNAAGVGARIALLDHDARDSIQRTVNKAERIETATETDFQDYFVAAMAFPHKSDPFSHLFSVIERPAQKASDSLEAPRRRRRRG; this is encoded by the coding sequence GTGTCTGCCGAGCAGGTCAAAGTTCTTTTTTTACCATCGGGAAAGCGTGGTGAGTTTCCAAAATACACCCGCCTGCTCGAAGCCGCCCGAACGCTCGGCGTAGATATCGATTCGGTCTGCGGTGGCCGTGGACTCTGCGGCCGCTGCCAGATCGCCTGCATGTCGGGCACTTTCCAAAAGCATGAGATGACCTCAAGTCCGGAGCATCTGTCTCCGCTCGTTGCCACCGAAGTTAAATTTAATGAGCGGAAAGGCCCACTACCTGAGGGTCGGCGGCTGAGTTGTCACGCGGAATTGCTCGACGACGTTATTATCGACGTGCCCCCTGAAAGTCAGGTGCATCGTCAAATCATCCGCAAAGACGCCGAGCATCGCGATATTCAGCTCAATACGGCAACTCGCTTGTATTTTGTTACCTTGCCCGAGTCGACACTCGAGGATGCGCGGGGCGAGTCAAAGCTCCTACTCGAGGCACTGTCGGAAGATTGGGAGCTAACTGATCTCACCATAGAAACGTCTGAGCTTATAAGGCTGCAAACAGCCCTTGCGTCGGGCGATCGTGGTGTGACCGTTGCCGTCTTTGAGTCCAGAAAAGTAATAGGTATCTGGTCGGGGCTTTTTGAAGCACCACGAGGCGTTGCGGTCGATGTGGGGTCCACGACGGTTGCTGCGCATCTGTGTGACCTCTCCACCGGTGATGTGCTTTCGTCGGCGAGTGTGATGAACCCGCAGATTCCGTTCGGCGAAGACCTAATGAGTCGGGTCAGTTACATCATGATGCACCCCGAGGGTGCCGAGGCAATGAGCGCCGCTATTCAGACTGCGCTTAGCAAACTGTTTGTAGAACTCACGGATCAGCTGGGTGAGACCACCGATAATATTTTGGAGATCTCGCTAGTCGCCAACCCCATCATGCATCATTTGGTGTTGGGCATTAATCCCATCAACTTGGGAGGCGCACCCTTTGCACTCACGGTCGATGAGGCGGTGACGCTTAGAGCGCGCGACTTGGGGCTAGACACGCACAACCAAGCGCGGTTGTTTGTCTTGCCGTGTATCGCAGGCCATGTGGGTGCGGACACCGCAGGTGTGATTCTCGCTGAGAGTCCTGACACTGATGACGCGATGAGTTTGATTGTGGATGTGGGCACGAACGCAGAAATTGTTCTGGGTAATAAAGACCGGCTCCTCGTTTGCTCAAGTCCCACAGGACCGGCTTTCGAGGGTGGCGAAATTAGTGCAGGACAGCGGGCAACTGCCGGTGCAATCGAACGTGTGCGAATCGATCGTGAGACCCTCGAGCCTAAATTCAGAGTGATTGGATCGGAGCTCTGGTCTAACGATGCCGGCTTCAGTGAGTCGACCCGCGATCTGAATATCACTGGTATCTGCGGCTCGGGAATTATCGAAGTGATCGCCGAGATGTTTCTGGCAGGTATTATTTCAGAGGACGGTATCGTTGACGGAGCGCTTGCGGAGCGCACGTCACGCGTTCGGGCCCATGGCCGCACCTGGTCCTATGTATTGCACTTTGCCGAGGATGAGTCTCAGCGCGATATCGTCGTGACACAAAATGACGTACGTCAGATCCAGTTAGCAAAAGCCGCGCTCTACGCCGGCATTAAACTGCTGATGGATAAGATGGGGGTGTCTGCGGTGGATCGGATCCGCCTGGCCGGAGCCTTCGGCAGCCACATTAGCGTTGAGCACGCCATGGTGCTCGGTTTGATACCGGATTGCACGCTCGATCATGTCTCGTCCGCAGGTAATGCCGCGGGTGTTGGGGCCCGAATCGCGCTTTTGGATCATGATGCTCGCGACAGTATTCAGCGAACCGTCAATAAAGCTGAGCGTATCGAAACGGCAACGGAGACAGACTTTCAGGATTATTTCGTCGCCGCCATGGCGTTTCCACACAAGTCAGACCCGTTTTCGCATCTGTTCTCCGTTATCGAGCGGCCCGCACAGAAGGCGTCTGACTCGCTTGAAGCGCCTCGCAGACGACGCCGTCGCGGGTAG
- a CDS encoding dehydrogenase of unknown specificity, short-chain alcohol dehydrogenase like protein (PFAM: short chain dehydrogenase): MSQRRIAIISGAGSGVGAACAKALAARGADCVLIGRNREKLAITAAGLPLQQGAEALICAGDITDSTFSENVLSMVVEQFGSRPIDLVNSAGVIARRAAESTTDEEWRRVMATNVDGVFYLSRAVAKVAPSGSSMVNVSSTCGQVGAAGLAAYCASKGAVDQLTRTMALELASRDITVNAVAPGAINSPMLFSEHDDPSMETSVVSRNEASIPMGRVAEPEEVAAAIVFLSTQRHITGTVLSVDGGYVAQ, from the coding sequence ATGAGTCAACGGCGGATAGCGATTATTAGCGGCGCGGGAAGCGGTGTTGGCGCCGCCTGTGCGAAGGCATTAGCAGCGCGCGGGGCGGATTGTGTGCTGATTGGGCGCAATAGAGAGAAGCTGGCGATCACGGCTGCAGGTCTGCCGTTGCAGCAAGGTGCCGAAGCGCTGATTTGTGCGGGTGACATCACTGACTCGACGTTTTCTGAGAACGTTTTATCCATGGTGGTAGAACAGTTTGGTAGCCGACCCATCGACTTAGTGAATTCCGCGGGTGTCATCGCCAGAAGAGCTGCCGAGTCGACCACTGATGAAGAGTGGCGCCGCGTTATGGCAACGAATGTGGATGGTGTTTTTTATCTGAGCCGCGCTGTGGCGAAAGTAGCACCCTCGGGTAGCTCGATGGTGAACGTCTCTTCAACCTGTGGTCAGGTTGGCGCCGCGGGCTTAGCGGCTTACTGCGCGAGTAAAGGTGCTGTTGATCAATTGACTCGCACGATGGCACTCGAATTGGCGTCGAGAGACATCACCGTGAATGCGGTAGCACCCGGTGCGATCAATTCTCCGATGCTTTTCTCCGAACACGATGATCCCTCAATGGAAACATCCGTTGTATCGCGTAATGAGGCCAGCATTCCCATGGGACGTGTTGCTGAGCCTGAAGAGGTTGCTGCAGCGATCGTCTTTTTATCTACCCAACGTCACATCACAGGCACCGTGCTCTCTGTAGACGGCGGATACGTCGCGCAATAG
- a CDS encoding dehydrogenase of unknown specificity, short-chain alcohol dehydrogenase like protein (PFAM: short chain dehydrogenase), producing the protein MSASRIVVVTGAAQNIGAAIAERFLNAGDTVICADLNAPKNSNVAFIKTNVADEASVSALMAQVEQQHGHLDVLVNNAGICVETPIHELAEQDWDRVMAVNVKSTFLTTKHALQLMTNPAATAPAIVNISSIEGLGANPLHSVYAASKAAVAAFTHNTALEYGPLGIRCNSVAPGWINTPFNEQLLAAYPDREAVDEAIEALHPVGRLGLPEDVANTVFWLASSESGFVSGQEFVVDGGRLAKLPLPNL; encoded by the coding sequence ATGAGTGCCTCACGGATTGTCGTCGTCACGGGTGCTGCGCAAAACATCGGTGCGGCGATTGCGGAGCGTTTCCTAAACGCAGGTGATACCGTAATCTGCGCGGATTTGAATGCGCCCAAAAATTCGAACGTTGCCTTTATCAAAACCAATGTTGCTGATGAGGCAAGTGTCTCAGCTTTAATGGCGCAGGTTGAACAACAGCACGGACACTTGGATGTTCTCGTGAACAACGCAGGAATTTGCGTTGAGACACCGATCCATGAGCTCGCTGAGCAAGATTGGGATCGTGTGATGGCGGTCAACGTGAAGAGCACATTCCTGACAACCAAGCACGCACTACAACTCATGACCAACCCAGCCGCAACTGCGCCGGCAATCGTAAACATCAGTTCGATTGAAGGATTGGGTGCAAATCCGCTACACAGCGTTTATGCGGCATCAAAGGCGGCCGTTGCTGCCTTTACTCACAATACCGCGCTCGAATATGGTCCCTTGGGCATTCGTTGCAATAGTGTTGCACCCGGTTGGATTAACACACCGTTTAACGAGCAGCTGCTGGCAGCCTATCCTGATCGTGAGGCGGTTGACGAGGCCATCGAAGCCCTTCATCCGGTGGGCCGCTTAGGTCTTCCTGAAGATGTGGCCAATACCGTATTTTGGCTAGCGAGCAGTGAATCCGGTTTTGTCAGCGGGCAGGAGTTCGTTGTAGACGGTGGGCGACTGGCTAAGCTGCCGCTCCCTAACCTCTAG
- a CDS encoding nucleoside-diphosphate-sugar epimerase (PFAM: NAD dependent epimerase/dehydratase family), which yields MSHAHLLTGKSVLVTGAAGCIGAWVVKLLQEAGAKPVVFDIVENRQRLDLIMEDADAVTWECGDITDFERLNSVCTQYSVAAIIHLAALQVPFCKADPVGSTQINVMGSINILEVARQQSISRLSYASSIAAPAMTSDDALSTLYGAHKVCGEQMAAVYWQDWSVPSVGIRPGIIYGPGRDQGMSAAPTIAMLAASAGRDYETPFTGDVAFVHVEDAAQRFIAAAAKSYEGAHVFDMNGTPASVDQVLDLVRGHASSVALTVSGEPMPFPADDDDGALDALLQIETYRSIDRGVQDTMATFEAARSRGISLDALFSQIMEKHA from the coding sequence ATGAGTCATGCGCATTTATTGACGGGAAAATCAGTCTTAGTTACCGGCGCCGCCGGCTGCATCGGTGCGTGGGTAGTGAAGCTTTTGCAGGAGGCCGGCGCAAAGCCCGTGGTTTTTGACATTGTTGAAAACCGTCAGCGGCTCGACCTGATTATGGAAGATGCTGACGCTGTGACGTGGGAGTGTGGCGATATTACGGATTTCGAACGGCTGAATTCTGTGTGCACACAGTATTCAGTGGCGGCGATCATCCATCTTGCTGCCCTGCAGGTGCCTTTTTGCAAGGCAGACCCGGTTGGTAGCACCCAGATCAACGTCATGGGGAGCATCAATATTCTCGAGGTGGCAAGGCAGCAATCCATATCTCGGTTGAGTTATGCGAGTTCGATTGCAGCGCCTGCCATGACCTCTGATGACGCCCTATCCACCCTTTATGGTGCGCACAAAGTCTGTGGTGAGCAGATGGCAGCGGTTTATTGGCAGGACTGGAGCGTTCCCAGTGTGGGCATTCGCCCGGGCATTATCTACGGGCCTGGTCGCGACCAAGGGATGAGCGCGGCACCGACGATAGCCATGCTCGCCGCGTCAGCAGGTCGGGACTATGAGACGCCCTTCACGGGTGACGTGGCTTTTGTTCACGTTGAGGACGCAGCTCAGCGATTTATTGCCGCAGCAGCAAAGAGCTATGAAGGTGCCCACGTCTTCGACATGAATGGCACACCGGCCTCGGTCGATCAGGTCTTGGATCTCGTCAGAGGCCATGCTTCGAGCGTGGCGTTAACCGTCTCGGGTGAGCCTATGCCGTTTCCTGCTGACGACGACGATGGCGCGTTAGATGCCCTACTACAGATCGAAACCTACCGCTCCATTGATCGCGGTGTTCAGGATACGATGGCGACGTTTGAGGCGGCGCGTTCTCGTGGTATTTCGCTCGACGCACTATTTAGTCAAATAATGGAGAAGCACGCATGA
- a CDS encoding enolase superfamily enzyme related to L-alanine-DL-glutamate epimerase (PFAM: Mandelate racemase / muconate lactonizing enzyme, C-terminal domain; Mandelate racemase / muconate lactonizing enzyme, N-terminal domain) encodes MKLKKISIYQHDLPVKNGPYRMANASVYELDTTLVRLESECGTVGWGETCPVGPTYAPSHAAGARAALIEMAPALIGVRLDEPLMLHRHMNSLLNGHRYAKAAVDIAAFDALGKKTGRSVASLLGGAAVDRVPSYYASGVGTPEDIAKIAAEKVAEGYPRMQIKIGGRPVAEDIAVVRKVWETVGGRMRLAVDGNRGLTTADAITLSRACSDIPFVLEQPCDTLEEIISVKPMLNHPVFVDESAVDMATVLRAAGSGVADGFSMKVTRIGGLQPMSVFRDICEARNLPHTSDDSWGGDIIAAACVHLGATVAPNRLQGVWLAQPYIEGHYDSRNGIVIRGGHINVPAGPGLGIVPDEGMFSNEVASF; translated from the coding sequence ATGAAGCTCAAGAAAATCAGCATCTATCAGCATGATCTGCCGGTAAAGAATGGGCCTTATCGGATGGCAAATGCCTCCGTCTATGAACTCGATACAACGCTGGTAAGGTTGGAGAGCGAGTGTGGCACTGTCGGATGGGGAGAGACCTGTCCGGTTGGACCTACCTACGCGCCGAGTCACGCCGCAGGCGCCAGAGCGGCGCTGATTGAGATGGCACCCGCTCTGATAGGAGTGAGGCTTGATGAGCCTCTGATGCTTCATCGTCACATGAACTCGCTCCTCAATGGTCATCGTTATGCGAAAGCGGCGGTCGATATCGCTGCGTTTGATGCGCTGGGTAAGAAGACGGGAAGGTCTGTTGCTTCGCTCCTTGGCGGTGCTGCTGTCGATCGCGTCCCTTCGTATTATGCAAGTGGGGTTGGGACGCCTGAGGATATTGCAAAAATTGCCGCGGAGAAGGTCGCAGAGGGTTACCCGCGAATGCAGATAAAGATCGGTGGCAGACCTGTTGCTGAGGATATTGCTGTTGTCCGAAAAGTTTGGGAAACCGTTGGTGGCCGCATGCGACTCGCAGTCGATGGTAACCGAGGGCTAACAACCGCTGATGCGATTACCTTGAGTCGGGCGTGTTCCGATATTCCCTTTGTATTGGAGCAGCCCTGCGACACTCTCGAGGAGATAATCAGCGTAAAGCCAATGCTCAATCACCCAGTGTTCGTCGATGAGTCGGCTGTTGATATGGCAACGGTGTTGCGTGCCGCAGGCTCAGGTGTCGCTGACGGCTTCAGCATGAAGGTGACCCGGATTGGCGGCTTACAGCCAATGTCTGTTTTCAGGGATATCTGTGAGGCGCGAAATTTGCCTCATACCTCTGATGACTCATGGGGTGGGGATATTATCGCCGCAGCCTGTGTTCATCTTGGCGCGACGGTGGCACCCAATCGCCTGCAGGGTGTTTGGTTGGCACAGCCCTATATTGAAGGCCATTACGATTCTAGAAATGGCATTGTGATTCGCGGAGGACACATTAATGTACCTGCAGGGCCTGGCCTTGGTATCGTTCCGGACGAGGGCATGTTCTCTAATGAGGTTGCTTCCTTCTGA
- a CDS encoding L-aminopeptidase/D-esterase (PFAM: Peptidase family S58) — translation MSNKNKTITAISGVTVGHVTDEQNATGVTVVRFAGDGARAAVSVQGAAPGTRETDLLDPGNLVDRVHGIVLTGGSAFGLDAASGVMAVLEEEGQGLGVLPDVVVPIVPAAVLFDLTLGSSSVRPSAEWGMRAASEASSDPVQSGNIGAGTGATVGKLAGPAFATKGGLGSASLTLPNGVKVAALVAVNAVGEIVDSATGAVIAGVRGSEKGAYRSSVDIAMGLSDEEGPIGSNTTIGIVVTDAPLSKADLKKVAEMAHDGFARAIRPVHTQFDGDTLFAVSTATHDENVKTASHSGAILNSIGVAAAKVVEMAIIDGVTEAESLLGCVASEDW, via the coding sequence ATGTCGAACAAAAATAAAACGATTACCGCGATCAGCGGCGTGACCGTGGGACACGTCACTGACGAGCAGAACGCAACAGGGGTGACAGTTGTCCGATTTGCGGGCGACGGCGCGCGCGCCGCAGTCTCGGTTCAGGGCGCTGCGCCGGGTACGCGAGAAACGGATCTGTTAGACCCGGGAAATTTAGTCGACAGGGTGCATGGGATTGTTCTCACGGGAGGTAGCGCTTTCGGGCTCGATGCCGCATCCGGTGTAATGGCTGTTCTGGAAGAGGAGGGCCAAGGTCTCGGAGTTCTACCTGACGTTGTTGTGCCGATAGTACCTGCGGCAGTCCTTTTCGATTTGACCCTCGGTTCTTCAAGCGTTCGCCCCTCGGCGGAGTGGGGAATGCGTGCAGCAAGCGAGGCGTCATCGGATCCCGTTCAATCGGGAAATATCGGTGCGGGTACGGGTGCAACGGTTGGCAAGCTGGCTGGGCCTGCGTTCGCGACCAAGGGCGGACTGGGTAGTGCGTCACTAACACTACCCAATGGCGTGAAGGTCGCTGCACTCGTTGCTGTTAATGCGGTCGGTGAGATCGTTGATAGCGCGACGGGCGCTGTTATTGCAGGTGTTCGTGGATCGGAGAAGGGCGCGTACCGCTCCTCTGTCGATATCGCCATGGGCTTGTCCGATGAGGAGGGGCCGATTGGATCCAACACCACGATCGGTATTGTCGTGACCGATGCGCCACTCTCAAAAGCCGATTTGAAGAAAGTTGCTGAAATGGCCCATGATGGCTTTGCCCGAGCAATACGACCCGTTCACACGCAATTTGACGGAGACACTCTCTTTGCCGTATCGACCGCAACGCATGACGAGAATGTCAAAACGGCCTCACATTCGGGCGCTATCCTAAATTCGATCGGTGTTGCGGCAGCAAAAGTGGTCGAGATGGCAATTATTGACGGCGTGACTGAAGCAGAGTCGCTTTTGGGGTGTGTTGCGAGTGAGGATTGGTAA